In Chryseobacterium gotjawalense, the following are encoded in one genomic region:
- a CDS encoding DUF6438 domain-containing protein, which yields MKYLFPLLALTIMLNCSTNKASAEYATIQYEAGACFGFCPIFKMTINKDRTAVFEAERFNFSRDTESQENEGTFKGKIDQQKYSELIALLNALQLKNLKDQYGNKNVSDLPTSYLTVNYQDGSLKKIQDYGKHGTPELEKLYQFFEELKTNQFWTKID from the coding sequence ATGAAATACCTGTTTCCTTTATTAGCCTTAACAATAATGCTTAACTGTTCGACCAATAAAGCTTCGGCTGAATATGCAACCATTCAATATGAGGCTGGTGCCTGTTTTGGTTTCTGTCCGATTTTTAAGATGACCATTAATAAAGACCGAACCGCAGTTTTTGAAGCAGAACGTTTTAATTTTTCCCGGGATACGGAGTCTCAGGAAAATGAAGGGACTTTTAAAGGGAAGATCGATCAGCAAAAATACAGTGAATTAATCGCCTTATTAAATGCTTTACAGCTTAAAAATTTAAAAGATCAATACGGAAATAAAAACGTAAGCGATTTACCAACCTCTTATTTAACCGTTAATTATCAGGACGGAAGCCTGAAAAAAATCCAGGATTACGGAAAACATGGAACACCAGAACTGGAAAAGCTGTATCAATTTTTCGAAGAATTAAAGACCAATCAATTCTGGACAAAAATCGACTGA
- a CDS encoding DEAD/DEAH box helicase, which translates to MNFTDLNLIDPIAKALKEEGYTQPTPIQQKSIPHILQGRDLLGTAQTGTGKTAAFAIPILQNLATKNVKSNHVKVLVLTPTRELAIQIDESFKSYGRHLRLRNLVVFGGVKQAAQEAALKRGVDILVATPGRLLDFISQGIISLKHLEVFVLDEADRMLDMGFVHDVKRIIKLLPPKRQTLFFSATFPEEINKLASSMLTNPVKVEVAPVSATADTIQQKVYFVDKDNKLDLLTHILQNDIRESVLVFSRTKHGADKIARKLQSHKISAEAIHGNKSQNARQNALSNFKSGKTRILVATDIAARGIDIDELKYVVNFELSDVSETYVHRIGRTGRAGAEGSSISFVDGLDLVNLKNTEKLIGKKIPVEKEHPFHTENLVAEKRDSNNKPFRPRPPQGNSASGHTKKPNNKSNFSRGK; encoded by the coding sequence TTGAATTTTACCGACTTAAACTTAATTGATCCTATCGCAAAAGCGCTTAAGGAAGAGGGTTACACCCAACCAACACCTATTCAGCAAAAATCGATTCCCCACATTTTACAAGGCAGAGATTTACTGGGAACCGCACAGACCGGAACCGGAAAAACAGCGGCATTTGCCATTCCGATCCTTCAGAATTTAGCCACCAAAAACGTCAAAAGCAATCACGTCAAAGTTTTGGTCCTGACTCCAACCCGGGAATTAGCCATTCAGATTGATGAGAGTTTTAAATCATACGGAAGACATCTGAGACTGAGAAATCTCGTGGTTTTCGGTGGTGTAAAGCAGGCCGCACAGGAGGCAGCCCTGAAAAGAGGCGTTGATATTTTAGTAGCCACTCCGGGAAGATTACTGGATTTTATTTCACAGGGAATTATTTCATTGAAACATCTGGAAGTTTTCGTTTTAGACGAGGCAGACAGAATGCTCGATATGGGATTTGTACACGACGTGAAGAGAATCATCAAATTGCTTCCACCAAAAAGACAAACCCTTTTCTTCTCGGCCACGTTCCCTGAAGAAATCAACAAACTGGCGAGTTCCATGCTTACCAATCCTGTAAAAGTAGAAGTAGCACCCGTTTCTGCAACCGCAGATACCATTCAGCAGAAAGTATATTTCGTAGATAAAGACAACAAACTCGATTTGTTAACGCACATTTTACAAAATGATATCCGCGAATCTGTTTTGGTATTTTCAAGAACAAAACACGGCGCTGATAAAATCGCACGAAAGTTGCAAAGTCACAAAATTTCTGCTGAAGCAATTCACGGAAACAAGTCCCAGAATGCAAGACAGAATGCGCTTTCCAACTTCAAGTCAGGGAAAACAAGAATCCTAGTGGCAACAGATATTGCAGCCAGAGGAATCGATATTGATGAACTGAAATATGTGGTTAATTTCGAATTATCCGATGTTTCTGAAACCTATGTTCACCGTATCGGAAGAACCGGAAGAGCAGGTGCAGAAGGAAGTTCAATCTCTTTTGTGGATGGTTTGGATCTTGTCAATTTAAAGAATACGGAGAAACTGATCGGTAAGAAAATTCCGGTTGAGAAGGAGCATCCTTTCCATACGGAGAATTTGGTTGCTGAGAAAAGAGACTCGAACAATAAGCCTTTCAGACCAAGACCACCACAAGGAAATTCTGCGAGCGGTCACACTAAGAAACCGAACAACAAAAGTAATTTTTCGAGAGGAAAATAG
- a CDS encoding 1-acyl-sn-glycerol-3-phosphate acyltransferase produces MKEKFDSIRFYHPEEVNPAIRFIMRHPMMKLLLHYSLPNISDEEIQQIVSDIHSIGDFQKAIIYPSIKNVLKASSDGFTISGAENLNKKESYLFISNHRDILLDTCLLNFALLEKGLNLTASVIGDNLVQRDLYLILAKLNRNFFVKRNAPLRELLENSKLLSEYIFQLLTSEHRSVWIAQREGRAKDGNDFTQVGVLKMISMFDEQSKPCQYFKKLKVVPVSISYELDPTDKLKVERMCANHLNQDKHKNEDFLNIMTGVSGQKKRIHLHFGKMEEEIYTDIENSVSNSNKQIQKLAEVLTKKIVEGYQLWPSNYIAADLLKNSTLYSKYYTENEKQFFIKRMNLSIVKNNNCMNQALLEMYANPVFNKQNL; encoded by the coding sequence ATGAAAGAAAAATTCGACAGTATAAGATTTTATCATCCCGAAGAAGTGAATCCTGCGATACGCTTTATAATGCGTCATCCAATGATGAAACTTCTTCTGCACTATAGTCTTCCTAATATTTCAGATGAAGAAATACAGCAAATTGTTAGCGATATCCATTCTATTGGAGATTTTCAGAAAGCCATTATTTATCCAAGTATCAAGAATGTTTTGAAAGCAAGTTCTGACGGATTTACTATTTCCGGCGCAGAAAATTTGAATAAAAAGGAATCGTATCTTTTTATTTCCAATCACCGGGATATTCTTTTAGACACGTGTTTGTTAAATTTCGCTTTGTTAGAGAAAGGTTTAAACCTTACAGCATCGGTTATTGGAGATAATCTGGTGCAAAGAGATTTGTACCTTATTTTGGCAAAACTCAACCGGAATTTTTTTGTAAAACGTAATGCCCCGCTACGGGAACTTTTAGAAAACAGCAAACTTTTATCGGAATATATTTTCCAGTTATTAACCAGTGAACATCGTTCGGTTTGGATTGCGCAGCGGGAAGGTCGTGCTAAAGACGGTAATGATTTCACCCAGGTTGGCGTTTTGAAAATGATTTCTATGTTTGATGAGCAAAGTAAACCTTGTCAATATTTTAAAAAATTAAAAGTAGTTCCGGTTTCTATTTCTTATGAGTTAGACCCGACAGACAAACTGAAAGTTGAAAGAATGTGCGCAAATCATCTGAATCAGGATAAGCACAAAAACGAAGATTTTCTCAATATTATGACGGGAGTTTCTGGCCAAAAGAAAAGAATTCACCTGCATTTTGGCAAGATGGAAGAGGAGATTTATACGGATATTGAAAACTCGGTTTCCAATTCTAATAAGCAAATACAGAAGTTGGCAGAAGTTTTAACCAAAAAAATTGTAGAGGGTTACCAACTTTGGCCAAGTAATTACATTGCTGCAGATTTACTAAAAAACAGCACCCTATATTCGAAATATTATACTGAAAATGAAAAGCAATTCTTTATCAAAAGAATGAATTTAAGCATTGTTAAAAATAATAATTGTATGAATCAAGCGCTTTTAGAAATGTATGCAAATCCCGTTTTTAACAAACAAAATCTATAA
- a CDS encoding TatD family hydrolase produces MIDTHTHLYSEEFDNDRKEMIDRALAKGVSKFYLPAINSETHEKMLALESEYPNQIISMMGLHPCYVKPESWEQELKLVEDYLNKRPFAAVGEIGIDLYWDKTTLDIQIKAFEQQIDWAIEKDLPIVIHTRESFDETFEVLERKKHPKLRGIFHCFSGNLDQAKRAIDLNFILGIGGVVTFKNGKIDQFLDQIPLDKIVLETDSPYLAPVPHRGKRNESSYLDLVVGKLVNIYNKDFSEIEQITTDNAGRIFNR; encoded by the coding sequence ATGATTGATACCCACACCCATTTATATTCCGAAGAATTCGATAACGACCGGAAAGAAATGATTGACAGAGCTCTTGCAAAAGGAGTTTCCAAATTCTATCTTCCCGCCATCAATTCTGAAACCCACGAAAAAATGCTCGCTTTGGAAAGTGAATATCCAAATCAGATCATTTCAATGATGGGATTGCATCCCTGTTATGTAAAACCAGAATCTTGGGAACAGGAACTGAAATTGGTTGAAGATTATTTAAATAAAAGACCTTTTGCTGCGGTCGGAGAAATCGGAATCGATCTATATTGGGATAAAACCACTTTGGATATTCAGATAAAAGCTTTTGAACAGCAAATTGATTGGGCAATTGAAAAAGATTTGCCGATTGTGATTCATACACGGGAAAGTTTTGATGAAACATTTGAAGTTTTAGAGCGCAAAAAACATCCGAAATTACGCGGGATATTCCATTGTTTTTCCGGTAATCTGGATCAGGCAAAAAGAGCCATAGATTTGAATTTCATTTTAGGAATCGGTGGAGTAGTCACCTTTAAAAATGGAAAGATCGATCAGTTTTTAGATCAGATTCCTTTAGATAAAATAGTCCTGGAAACCGATTCGCCTTATCTGGCGCCGGTTCCGCATCGTGGCAAAAGGAATGAAAGTTCTTATCTGGATCTGGTAGTTGGAAAACTTGTGAATATCTATAATAAAGATTTTTCTGAAATCGAGCAGATTACAACGGACAATGCAGGTCGCATTTTTAATAGGTAA
- a CDS encoding GSCFA domain-containing protein, with protein MKFRTEVEIPNSEIKIEVEDQIFSIGSCFATEMSDLLQSGQLQTFNNPFGTVFNPFSINHAVKKLHDARWYEESDLISFNDEVISLDHHSSFNSRFLHQTLEKINSQIETGNRFLQNTNWILITYGTSFIYEFLPKKKPVANCHKIPGKYFEKRLLTNLELTDAMYETIVNLKDIAKPNVQILFTVSPVRHTKDGMVENNLSKSKLITAIHEILPQFENCHYLPVYEILMDDLRDYRFYKEDLIHPNNQAIRYIWEKFGNAYFSDETMDFIEENLKIAKSLDHKTTDEKNPKYTEFLEKLKARISVQQAKVKHKIF; from the coding sequence ATGAAATTTAGAACAGAGGTAGAAATTCCAAATTCCGAGATTAAAATTGAAGTTGAAGATCAGATCTTTTCAATCGGTTCCTGCTTTGCCACTGAAATGAGTGATTTGCTTCAGAGCGGGCAATTACAAACTTTTAATAATCCTTTCGGAACGGTTTTCAACCCGTTTTCCATTAATCATGCGGTCAAAAAATTACATGATGCCCGATGGTACGAAGAGTCTGATCTGATCAGTTTTAATGATGAAGTGATTTCACTGGACCATCACAGCTCCTTTAATTCCCGGTTTCTTCACCAGACTTTAGAAAAAATAAATTCGCAGATCGAGACCGGAAACCGGTTTTTACAAAATACGAACTGGATTTTAATTACGTACGGAACTTCCTTTATTTATGAATTTTTGCCGAAGAAAAAACCCGTGGCGAACTGTCATAAAATTCCGGGAAAGTATTTTGAAAAAAGACTGTTGACGAATCTTGAACTGACGGATGCGATGTATGAAACCATCGTTAATCTGAAAGATATTGCGAAACCGAACGTTCAGATTTTATTTACCGTTTCGCCCGTGCGTCATACCAAAGACGGAATGGTGGAAAACAATCTGAGCAAATCGAAATTGATTACCGCCATTCACGAGATTCTGCCCCAATTTGAAAACTGCCATTACCTGCCGGTTTATGAGATTTTAATGGACGATTTGCGCGATTACCGTTTTTACAAAGAAGATTTAATTCATCCCAATAATCAGGCAATTAGATATATCTGGGAGAAATTCGGGAATGCTTATTTTTCTGATGAGACCATGGATTTCATTGAGGAGAATTTAAAAATCGCCAAATCGTTAGACCATAAAACTACCGATGAAAAAAATCCGAAATACACAGAGTTTTTAGAAAAGCTGAAAGCCAGGATTTCGGTGCAGCAGGCGAAAGTGAAACATAAAATATTTTGA
- a CDS encoding polyprenyl synthetase family protein, producing the protein MQFLDEYQGMVASAIEKYIFKDKPEELYAPMNYIISHGGKRLRPMMVLMACEMFDGDLKKALKPALAIEFFHNFTLIHDDIMDEAPLRRGKATIHTLHGINTGILSGDALMFKALKFFENLEPNLYKACMRVFIHTGLLLCEGQQYDINFETQEEVTFNDYIRMITYKTGVLSASSFEIGALIAGADFKDAKAIFNFGKHVGIAFQIMDDYLDVFGNQEQFGKKHAGDIYENKKTVLYLLAKEHATEEERKELEFWYSKKTDNVDKVYSVEKIFRRTKVDEKTLHLIQEHNELAQQYLNKINVSDEKKKPFIELANYLLRRES; encoded by the coding sequence CATCTTCAAGGATAAACCCGAGGAACTTTATGCTCCGATGAATTATATTATCTCGCACGGTGGAAAAAGACTTCGCCCGATGATGGTTTTGATGGCGTGTGAAATGTTTGACGGTGATTTAAAGAAAGCCCTTAAACCCGCTTTGGCCATCGAATTCTTTCACAATTTCACGCTGATTCATGATGATATTATGGATGAAGCTCCTCTGCGACGGGGAAAGGCCACCATTCATACCCTGCACGGAATCAATACGGGAATTCTTTCCGGAGATGCCCTGATGTTCAAAGCCCTTAAGTTTTTTGAAAATTTAGAACCCAACTTATACAAAGCGTGTATGCGCGTTTTCATTCATACCGGTTTATTATTGTGCGAAGGCCAGCAGTATGACATCAATTTTGAAACTCAGGAAGAAGTGACTTTCAATGATTATATCAGAATGATTACCTATAAAACGGGGGTGTTGAGTGCGTCATCGTTTGAGATTGGTGCCTTAATCGCCGGGGCAGATTTTAAAGATGCCAAAGCGATATTCAATTTCGGGAAACATGTGGGAATCGCTTTCCAGATTATGGACGATTATCTGGATGTTTTCGGAAACCAGGAACAGTTTGGTAAGAAACACGCCGGCGATATCTATGAAAATAAAAAAACGGTACTGTATCTTTTAGCGAAAGAACATGCCACCGAGGAAGAAAGAAAAGAGCTCGAATTCTGGTACTCCAAAAAAACCGATAATGTGGACAAAGTCTACAGTGTAGAAAAGATTTTCCGCCGTACGAAGGTGGATGAGAAGACCCTGCATCTGATCCAGGAACACAACGAACTGGCACAGCAGTACCTGAATAAAATAAATGTTTCTGATGAAAAGAAAAAACCGTTTATTGAACTGGCGAATTATTTATTGAGAAGAGAATCTTAA